A DNA window from Daucus carota subsp. sativus chromosome 3, DH1 v3.0, whole genome shotgun sequence contains the following coding sequences:
- the LOC108210965 gene encoding PHD finger-containing protein 1 isoform X1 gives MGEDKVCDTCGDIGYETALVICKKCKVGCEHLYCMRKFYMAAPADWCCEMCKSISMDSSDCGLKKESFKAVTCDLSTKLHHGPKDFTDRKSFCKGARGNWHEKAVGTGKTKYLWTSEVKNMPSGEKKGESTCVGPVSRKPSKSIASEHNIASMKPKSIIYADSSFMVKSNPKFGPSRNSSVRSGNIQNNTSVKKVKELKSIISPVKEDRQMRQTSCVKDTETSHAKKQKKMKETASTSHMSRHNQTCDIPQTNASLSPAIPLVSTEVIKRTDGHWQKKISKESCADCQSPMSGKSTCVELTEDAKPKNSDADNVVFSVKEFYIKAAAEEPLPTDPATIASWTGSFILKDEKTSISFQAHPRSQGLSKVKEFCRKMPEVLEFELCLYEDFLRTVFKGCDPDDQDIGLYFFPDDRIRPNAYISHLEQLSGNFFLRSCIDGVELLVFTSKVLHKDYRKRNKCDFLWGIYRHRHRKLKVAVEETMVVDMDIDSEEVDMEVDMIGGETVGTVDVVVPKQLTESDIDIPPGFSPSMRGQWKTKIKQEVWKF, from the exons GACAAAGTATGCGACACATGTGGGGATATTGGTTATGAGACAGCACTGGTCATTTGCAAAAAATGCAAAGTTGGTTGTGAACATCT CTATTGCATGAGGAAGTTTTATATGGCTGCACCTGCTGATTGGTGCTGTGAGATGTGTAAAAGTATCAGCATGGATTCATCAGACTGTGGTTTGAAGAAAGAGTCATTTAAAGCTGTTACGTGTGATCTTTCTACTAAGCTGCATCATGGTCCTAAAGATTTTACAGACCGGAAAAGTTTTTGTAAGGGTGCGCGAGGTAATTGGCATGAAAAAGCGGTAGGAACAGGGAAAACTAAATATTTATGGACCAGTGAAGTTAAGAACATGCCATCAGGAGAGAAGAAAGGAGAATCCACATGCGTAGGTCCTGTCTCAAGAAAGCCATCTAAATCCATAGCATCTGAACATAATATCGCTAGTATGAAGCCTAAAAGTATCATTTATGCTGACTCTTCTTTTATGGTGAAAAGCAATCCAAAGTTTGGGCCATCCAGAAATTCCTCTGTTAGGTCTGGTAATATCCAGAATAACACATcggtgaaaaaagtcaaag AATTGAAATCCATTATTTCTCCGGTAAAGGAAGATCGTCAAATGAGGCAGACTTCATGTGTCAAAGATACTGAAACTTCCCATGCTAAGAAgcaaaagaaaatgaaagaaacaGCAAGTACATCTCATATGTCAAGGCATAACCAAACTTGTGATATTCCAC AAACAAATGCCAGTTTATCCCCTGCAATTCCACTTGTATCCACTGAGGTTATTAAAAGAACAGATGGCCACTGGCAAAAGAAAATAAGCAAGGAATCATGTGCAGATTGTCAGTCTCCCATGTCAGGCAAGAGCACAT GTGTTGAGCTTACTGAAGATGCTAAACCAAAGAATTCGGATGCTGATAATGTTGTTTTTTCAGTTAAGGAGTTTTACATAAAAGCTGCCGCTGAGGAACCTCTTCCAACTGATCCTGCTACAATTGCATCCTGGAC AGGAAGCTTCATATTGAAAGATGAGAAGACCAGTATCAGTTTTCAGGCTCATCCAAGATCACAAGGTCTCTCAAAGGTGAAAGAGTTCTGTAGAAAAATGCCCGAAGTTCTTGAGTTTGAGCTCTGTTTGTACGAGGATTTCTTAAGAACTGTTTTTAAGGGATGTGATCCTGATGACCAAGACATTGGACTGTATTTTTTTCCTGACGACAGGATTAG GCCGAATGCGTACATTTCCCACTTAGAGCAGTTATCGGGAAATTTCTTTTTGAGAAGCTGCATTGATGGAGTCGAGTTGCTCGTCTTTACTTCTAAAGTTCTGCACAAAGATTATCGTA AGCGGAATAAGTGTGACTTTTTGTGGGGAATATATCGACATCGTCATAGGAAGCTCAAAGTTGCAGTAGAGGAAACAATGGTTGTCGACATGGATATTGATTCAGAGGAAGTCGACATGGAAGTCGACATGATAGGTGGAGAAACTGTAGGCACGGTTGATGTTGTAGTTCCAAAGCAGTTGACTGAGAGCGATATTGACATTCCACCAGGATTTAGCCCATCAATGAGGGGACAATGGAAGACGAAGATAAAACAGGAAGTTTGGAAGTTTTAA
- the LOC108210965 gene encoding PHD finger-containing protein 1 isoform X2, with amino-acid sequence MDKVCDTCGDIGYETALVICKKCKVGCEHLYCMRKFYMAAPADWCCEMCKSISMDSSDCGLKKESFKAVTCDLSTKLHHGPKDFTDRKSFCKGARGNWHEKAVGTGKTKYLWTSEVKNMPSGEKKGESTCVGPVSRKPSKSIASEHNIASMKPKSIIYADSSFMVKSNPKFGPSRNSSVRSGNIQNNTSVKKVKELKSIISPVKEDRQMRQTSCVKDTETSHAKKQKKMKETASTSHMSRHNQTCDIPQTNASLSPAIPLVSTEVIKRTDGHWQKKISKESCADCQSPMSGKSTCVELTEDAKPKNSDADNVVFSVKEFYIKAAAEEPLPTDPATIASWTGSFILKDEKTSISFQAHPRSQGLSKVKEFCRKMPEVLEFELCLYEDFLRTVFKGCDPDDQDIGLYFFPDDRIRPNAYISHLEQLSGNFFLRSCIDGVELLVFTSKVLHKDYRKRNKCDFLWGIYRHRHRKLKVAVEETMVVDMDIDSEEVDMEVDMIGGETVGTVDVVVPKQLTESDIDIPPGFSPSMRGQWKTKIKQEVWKF; translated from the exons GACAAAGTATGCGACACATGTGGGGATATTGGTTATGAGACAGCACTGGTCATTTGCAAAAAATGCAAAGTTGGTTGTGAACATCT CTATTGCATGAGGAAGTTTTATATGGCTGCACCTGCTGATTGGTGCTGTGAGATGTGTAAAAGTATCAGCATGGATTCATCAGACTGTGGTTTGAAGAAAGAGTCATTTAAAGCTGTTACGTGTGATCTTTCTACTAAGCTGCATCATGGTCCTAAAGATTTTACAGACCGGAAAAGTTTTTGTAAGGGTGCGCGAGGTAATTGGCATGAAAAAGCGGTAGGAACAGGGAAAACTAAATATTTATGGACCAGTGAAGTTAAGAACATGCCATCAGGAGAGAAGAAAGGAGAATCCACATGCGTAGGTCCTGTCTCAAGAAAGCCATCTAAATCCATAGCATCTGAACATAATATCGCTAGTATGAAGCCTAAAAGTATCATTTATGCTGACTCTTCTTTTATGGTGAAAAGCAATCCAAAGTTTGGGCCATCCAGAAATTCCTCTGTTAGGTCTGGTAATATCCAGAATAACACATcggtgaaaaaagtcaaag AATTGAAATCCATTATTTCTCCGGTAAAGGAAGATCGTCAAATGAGGCAGACTTCATGTGTCAAAGATACTGAAACTTCCCATGCTAAGAAgcaaaagaaaatgaaagaaacaGCAAGTACATCTCATATGTCAAGGCATAACCAAACTTGTGATATTCCAC AAACAAATGCCAGTTTATCCCCTGCAATTCCACTTGTATCCACTGAGGTTATTAAAAGAACAGATGGCCACTGGCAAAAGAAAATAAGCAAGGAATCATGTGCAGATTGTCAGTCTCCCATGTCAGGCAAGAGCACAT GTGTTGAGCTTACTGAAGATGCTAAACCAAAGAATTCGGATGCTGATAATGTTGTTTTTTCAGTTAAGGAGTTTTACATAAAAGCTGCCGCTGAGGAACCTCTTCCAACTGATCCTGCTACAATTGCATCCTGGAC AGGAAGCTTCATATTGAAAGATGAGAAGACCAGTATCAGTTTTCAGGCTCATCCAAGATCACAAGGTCTCTCAAAGGTGAAAGAGTTCTGTAGAAAAATGCCCGAAGTTCTTGAGTTTGAGCTCTGTTTGTACGAGGATTTCTTAAGAACTGTTTTTAAGGGATGTGATCCTGATGACCAAGACATTGGACTGTATTTTTTTCCTGACGACAGGATTAG GCCGAATGCGTACATTTCCCACTTAGAGCAGTTATCGGGAAATTTCTTTTTGAGAAGCTGCATTGATGGAGTCGAGTTGCTCGTCTTTACTTCTAAAGTTCTGCACAAAGATTATCGTA AGCGGAATAAGTGTGACTTTTTGTGGGGAATATATCGACATCGTCATAGGAAGCTCAAAGTTGCAGTAGAGGAAACAATGGTTGTCGACATGGATATTGATTCAGAGGAAGTCGACATGGAAGTCGACATGATAGGTGGAGAAACTGTAGGCACGGTTGATGTTGTAGTTCCAAAGCAGTTGACTGAGAGCGATATTGACATTCCACCAGGATTTAGCCCATCAATGAGGGGACAATGGAAGACGAAGATAAAACAGGAAGTTTGGAAGTTTTAA
- the LOC108210965 gene encoding PHD finger-containing protein 1 isoform X4: MGEDKVCDTCGDIGYETALVICKKCKVGCEHLYCMRKFYMAAPADWCCEMCKSISMDSSDCGLKKESFKAVTCDLSTKLHHGPKDFTDRKSFCKGARGNWHEKAVGTGKTKYLWTSEVKNMPSGEKKGESTCVGPVSRKPSKSIASEHNIASMKPKSIIYADSSFMVKSNPKFGPSRNSSVRSGNIQNNTSVKKVKELKSIISPVKEDRQMRQTSCVKDTETSHAKKQKKMKETASTSHMSRHNQTCDIPQTNASLSPAIPLVSTEVIKRTDGHWQKKISKESCADCQSPMSVKEFYIKAAAEEPLPTDPATIASWTGSFILKDEKTSISFQAHPRSQGLSKVKEFCRKMPEVLEFELCLYEDFLRTVFKGCDPDDQDIGLYFFPDDRIRPNAYISHLEQLSGNFFLRSCIDGVELLVFTSKVLHKDYRKRNKCDFLWGIYRHRHRKLKVAVEETMVVDMDIDSEEVDMEVDMIGGETVGTVDVVVPKQLTESDIDIPPGFSPSMRGQWKTKIKQEVWKF, encoded by the exons GACAAAGTATGCGACACATGTGGGGATATTGGTTATGAGACAGCACTGGTCATTTGCAAAAAATGCAAAGTTGGTTGTGAACATCT CTATTGCATGAGGAAGTTTTATATGGCTGCACCTGCTGATTGGTGCTGTGAGATGTGTAAAAGTATCAGCATGGATTCATCAGACTGTGGTTTGAAGAAAGAGTCATTTAAAGCTGTTACGTGTGATCTTTCTACTAAGCTGCATCATGGTCCTAAAGATTTTACAGACCGGAAAAGTTTTTGTAAGGGTGCGCGAGGTAATTGGCATGAAAAAGCGGTAGGAACAGGGAAAACTAAATATTTATGGACCAGTGAAGTTAAGAACATGCCATCAGGAGAGAAGAAAGGAGAATCCACATGCGTAGGTCCTGTCTCAAGAAAGCCATCTAAATCCATAGCATCTGAACATAATATCGCTAGTATGAAGCCTAAAAGTATCATTTATGCTGACTCTTCTTTTATGGTGAAAAGCAATCCAAAGTTTGGGCCATCCAGAAATTCCTCTGTTAGGTCTGGTAATATCCAGAATAACACATcggtgaaaaaagtcaaag AATTGAAATCCATTATTTCTCCGGTAAAGGAAGATCGTCAAATGAGGCAGACTTCATGTGTCAAAGATACTGAAACTTCCCATGCTAAGAAgcaaaagaaaatgaaagaaacaGCAAGTACATCTCATATGTCAAGGCATAACCAAACTTGTGATATTCCAC AAACAAATGCCAGTTTATCCCCTGCAATTCCACTTGTATCCACTGAGGTTATTAAAAGAACAGATGGCCACTGGCAAAAGAAAATAAGCAAGGAATCATGTGCAGATTGTCAGTCTCCCATGTCAG TTAAGGAGTTTTACATAAAAGCTGCCGCTGAGGAACCTCTTCCAACTGATCCTGCTACAATTGCATCCTGGAC AGGAAGCTTCATATTGAAAGATGAGAAGACCAGTATCAGTTTTCAGGCTCATCCAAGATCACAAGGTCTCTCAAAGGTGAAAGAGTTCTGTAGAAAAATGCCCGAAGTTCTTGAGTTTGAGCTCTGTTTGTACGAGGATTTCTTAAGAACTGTTTTTAAGGGATGTGATCCTGATGACCAAGACATTGGACTGTATTTTTTTCCTGACGACAGGATTAG GCCGAATGCGTACATTTCCCACTTAGAGCAGTTATCGGGAAATTTCTTTTTGAGAAGCTGCATTGATGGAGTCGAGTTGCTCGTCTTTACTTCTAAAGTTCTGCACAAAGATTATCGTA AGCGGAATAAGTGTGACTTTTTGTGGGGAATATATCGACATCGTCATAGGAAGCTCAAAGTTGCAGTAGAGGAAACAATGGTTGTCGACATGGATATTGATTCAGAGGAAGTCGACATGGAAGTCGACATGATAGGTGGAGAAACTGTAGGCACGGTTGATGTTGTAGTTCCAAAGCAGTTGACTGAGAGCGATATTGACATTCCACCAGGATTTAGCCCATCAATGAGGGGACAATGGAAGACGAAGATAAAACAGGAAGTTTGGAAGTTTTAA
- the LOC108210965 gene encoding PHD finger-containing protein 1 isoform X3, translating into MGEDKVCDTCGDIGYETALVICKKCKVGCEHLYCMRKFYMAAPADWCCEMCKSISMDSSDCGLKKESFKAVTCDLSTKLHHGPKDFTDRKSFCKGARGNWHEKAVGTGKTKYLWTSEVKNMPSGEKKGESTCVGPVSRKPSKSIASEHNIASMKPKSIIYADSSFMVKSNPKFGPSRNSSVRSGNIQNNTSVKKVKELKSIISPVKEDRQMRQTSCVKDTETSHAKKQKKMKETASTSHMSRHNQTCDIPQTNASLSPAIPLVSTEVIKRTDGHWQKKISKESCADCQSPMSGVELTEDAKPKNSDADNVVFSVKEFYIKAAAEEPLPTDPATIASWTGSFILKDEKTSISFQAHPRSQGLSKVKEFCRKMPEVLEFELCLYEDFLRTVFKGCDPDDQDIGLYFFPDDRIRPNAYISHLEQLSGNFFLRSCIDGVELLVFTSKVLHKDYRKRNKCDFLWGIYRHRHRKLKVAVEETMVVDMDIDSEEVDMEVDMIGGETVGTVDVVVPKQLTESDIDIPPGFSPSMRGQWKTKIKQEVWKF; encoded by the exons GACAAAGTATGCGACACATGTGGGGATATTGGTTATGAGACAGCACTGGTCATTTGCAAAAAATGCAAAGTTGGTTGTGAACATCT CTATTGCATGAGGAAGTTTTATATGGCTGCACCTGCTGATTGGTGCTGTGAGATGTGTAAAAGTATCAGCATGGATTCATCAGACTGTGGTTTGAAGAAAGAGTCATTTAAAGCTGTTACGTGTGATCTTTCTACTAAGCTGCATCATGGTCCTAAAGATTTTACAGACCGGAAAAGTTTTTGTAAGGGTGCGCGAGGTAATTGGCATGAAAAAGCGGTAGGAACAGGGAAAACTAAATATTTATGGACCAGTGAAGTTAAGAACATGCCATCAGGAGAGAAGAAAGGAGAATCCACATGCGTAGGTCCTGTCTCAAGAAAGCCATCTAAATCCATAGCATCTGAACATAATATCGCTAGTATGAAGCCTAAAAGTATCATTTATGCTGACTCTTCTTTTATGGTGAAAAGCAATCCAAAGTTTGGGCCATCCAGAAATTCCTCTGTTAGGTCTGGTAATATCCAGAATAACACATcggtgaaaaaagtcaaag AATTGAAATCCATTATTTCTCCGGTAAAGGAAGATCGTCAAATGAGGCAGACTTCATGTGTCAAAGATACTGAAACTTCCCATGCTAAGAAgcaaaagaaaatgaaagaaacaGCAAGTACATCTCATATGTCAAGGCATAACCAAACTTGTGATATTCCAC AAACAAATGCCAGTTTATCCCCTGCAATTCCACTTGTATCCACTGAGGTTATTAAAAGAACAGATGGCCACTGGCAAAAGAAAATAAGCAAGGAATCATGTGCAGATTGTCAGTCTCCCATGTCAG GTGTTGAGCTTACTGAAGATGCTAAACCAAAGAATTCGGATGCTGATAATGTTGTTTTTTCAGTTAAGGAGTTTTACATAAAAGCTGCCGCTGAGGAACCTCTTCCAACTGATCCTGCTACAATTGCATCCTGGAC AGGAAGCTTCATATTGAAAGATGAGAAGACCAGTATCAGTTTTCAGGCTCATCCAAGATCACAAGGTCTCTCAAAGGTGAAAGAGTTCTGTAGAAAAATGCCCGAAGTTCTTGAGTTTGAGCTCTGTTTGTACGAGGATTTCTTAAGAACTGTTTTTAAGGGATGTGATCCTGATGACCAAGACATTGGACTGTATTTTTTTCCTGACGACAGGATTAG GCCGAATGCGTACATTTCCCACTTAGAGCAGTTATCGGGAAATTTCTTTTTGAGAAGCTGCATTGATGGAGTCGAGTTGCTCGTCTTTACTTCTAAAGTTCTGCACAAAGATTATCGTA AGCGGAATAAGTGTGACTTTTTGTGGGGAATATATCGACATCGTCATAGGAAGCTCAAAGTTGCAGTAGAGGAAACAATGGTTGTCGACATGGATATTGATTCAGAGGAAGTCGACATGGAAGTCGACATGATAGGTGGAGAAACTGTAGGCACGGTTGATGTTGTAGTTCCAAAGCAGTTGACTGAGAGCGATATTGACATTCCACCAGGATTTAGCCCATCAATGAGGGGACAATGGAAGACGAAGATAAAACAGGAAGTTTGGAAGTTTTAA